A region from the Drosophila ananassae strain 14024-0371.13 chromosome 2L, ASM1763931v2, whole genome shotgun sequence genome encodes:
- the LOC6499264 gene encoding uncharacterized protein LOC6499264: protein MTSEWEKTYHRLVRENENDEWRLELLERQVRHFKTKRQRIQNQIELEKKDMDVWVDLMEHLKLEAKRYKQEKKHQLTPKKKKQLENLLKRLPHDKFAERVRLMEVSENLLSIPCPKKKRTKKPTELPKSDPCDSDVPLPKKCDPNLQSSVDRKIKKINNGIKTLRKINEETLGVISDIRALKATINYLERGQCTNMKITPYVDPRTALKTINPAPEKKATIALDRLRVTKNRKYYTREILDIRPPFILENVPQLMPKMYDFLDQNRAETGKRKR, encoded by the coding sequence ATGACTTCCGAATGGGAGAAAACTTACCATCGGCTAGTCcgggaaaatgaaaatgacgAGTGGAGACTGGAGCTCCTCGAGAGGCAGGTGCGCCACTTCAAAACCAAACGACAACGTATACAGAACCAGATCGAGCTGGAGAAAAAGGACATGGATGTGTGGGTGGACTTGATGGAGCACTTGAAGCTCGAGGCAAAGCGCTACAAGCAGGAAAAAAAGCATCAACTCACtcccaagaaaaaaaaacaactggaAAATCTTCTAAAAAGGTTGCCTCACGACAAATTTGCGGAAAGGGTTCGACTTATGGAGGTGTCGGAGAATTTGTTGTCCATTCCGTGCCCAAAGAAGAAACGGACGAAAAAGCCCACAGAACTGCCCAAAAGTGACCCATGCGACTCTGATGTGCCACTGCCAAAGAAGTGTGATCCCAACCTTCAATCCTCGGTGGaccgaaaaattaaaaagatcAATAACGGTATAAAGACCCTTCGGAAAATAAATGAAGAAACTCTGGGGGTCATAAGTGATATTCGCGCACTGAAAGCTACCATCAATTACTTGGAACGTGGTCAATGCACCAATATGAAGATAACACCATACGTTGACCCCAGGACCGCATTGAAGACGATCAATCCGGCACCGGAAAAGAAGGCCACCATTGCCTTGGACCGTTTGCGCGTTACCAAGAACCGGAAGTACTATACACGAGAAATCCTGGACATACGACCGCCATTTATCCTCGAGAACGTGCCCCAGTTGATGCCCAAGATGTACGACTTTCTGGATCAAAACCGTGCTGAAACCGGAAAACGTAAACGCTag
- the LOC26515261 gene encoding PI-actitoxin-Afv2a: protein MKILYCLIVLVIGVHYSEQTQVRCLQPLERGNGKAYIPRWFYNSTSQKCQRFIFLGGVQNSNNFETKAQCQKVCKA from the exons ATGAAAATTTTATATTGTCTTATTGTGTTGGTGATTGGCGTGCATTATAGTGAGCAGA CTCAAGTGAGATGTCTTCAGCCTTTGGAACGGGGCAATGGAAAAGCCTACATCCCGAGATGGTTCTACAATTCCACGTCGCAAAAGTGCCAGAGATTCATATTCTTGGGCGGAGTACAAAATAGTAACAATTTTGAGACTAAGGCTCAGTGCCAAAAAGTTTGCAAAGCATAG
- the LOC6501324 gene encoding mitochondrial import inner membrane translocase subunit Tim16, with translation MAKYIAQIIVLGAQAVGRAFTKALRQEIAASQEAARRAGGGKQGDKSAESNLRTGMTLEEAKQILNIEDVKNVERISKNYEHLFNVNERSKGGSFYLQSKVFRAKERLDHETKAQQARTAKEEAPAAEAAEETSRSRGRQRN, from the exons ATGGCCAAGTATATCGCCCAAATCATAGTACTGGGCGCCCAGGCGGTGGGGCGGGCTTTCACCAAGGCGCTTAGGCAGGAAATTGCCGCCTCCCAGGAAGCCGCCCGGAGAGCTGGTGGCGGCAAACAGGGAGACAAAAGTGCTGAATCCAATCTGCGGACTG GTATGACCCTCGAGGAGGCAAAGCAAATCTTAAACATAGAAGATGTCAAGAACGTGGAGCGTATTTCGAAAAACTACGAGCATCTCTTCAACGTCAATGAGCGGTCAAAGGGCGGCTCTTTCTACCTACAATCGAAAGTCTTCCGCGCCAAGGAAAGACTTGACCATGAGACTAAAGCCCAGCAGGCGCGGACAGCGAAAGAAGAAGCTCCTGCAGCGGAAGCAGCAGAGGAAACGTCGCGGAGCAGGGGGCGTCAGAGAAACTGA
- the LOC6501323 gene encoding F-box/LRR-repeat protein 7: MSHKTSSRRSSDLECPLASLGRNSSAVRDHYHHPHPLSSSPLDPQAYKMMSSRKSPNPSLEVSNPLNSDDCDQGATSSTAAAVLHMVQQKAATFELRGRHSRPDQGTFGAHSTASVGRQAKKSPELPAPATRGAAPIPQPRNFLTLEHVLQFGAQRPSWMHGNSADTEDSSDNNAGGGTGSGSGGGGAGRRRQNGRCSVPTVLGSNGTSNNGAQYLLDKKMESLYLGNALRALPLGAEASQYQNERYYLEDYSSGSGNERLPERLHHPRTSSPSETSGSDRYLLNRSTNSSANAFQLDHHHTKGQSLSDGLCNLGRFSPSLDQGYATLVSPSPTGHHSSGAGNITTSTTASGGGIMASSTPATTPRRGVSSNGVGVTGAGTAIGPPPWNRKGPFRCGPLFDRLPDEAVIRIFSWLDSCELCNVARVCRRFENLAWRPVLWKVISLKGEHLNGDKTLKMIFRQLCGQSCNGACPEVERVMLADGCRISDKGLQLLTRRCPELTHLQLQTCVGVSNQALVEALTKCSNLQHLDVTGCSQVSSISPNPHVEPPRRLLLQYLDLTDCMAIDDMGLKIVVKNCPQLVYLYLRRCIQITDAGLKFVPSFCVSLKELSVSDCLNITDFGLYELAKLGAALRYLSVAKCERVSDAGLKVIARRCYKLRYLNARGCEAVSDDSITVLARSCPRLRALDIGKCDVSDAGLRALAESCPNLKKLSLRSCDMITDRGVQCIAYYCRGLQQLNIQDCPVSIEGYRAVKKYCKRCIIEHTNPGFC; this comes from the exons ATGTCGCACAAGACGAGCAGTCGGCGCAGTAGCGATCTGGAGTGTCCTTTGGCGTCCTTGGGCCGGAACAGCAGCGCCGTCCGTGATCACTACCATCACCCGCATCCGCTGAGCTCCAGCCCCTTGGATCCGCAGGCCTACAAGATGATGTCCTCCCGCAAATCGCCGAATCCCAGCCTGGAAGTGTCTAATCCACTGAACTCAGATGACTGCGACCAGGGGGCCACATCCTCGACAGCGGCGGCTGTTCTGCACATGGTGCAACAGAAGGCTGCCACGTTTGAGTTGCGTGGACGCCATTCTCGACCGGATCAGGGTACCTTCGGAGCTCATTCCACAGCCTCCGTAGGCCGCCAGGCGAAGAAGTCACCGGAATTGCCTGCCCCTGCAACGAGAGGCGCGGCTCCTATTCCGCAGCCGAGGAACTTTCTCACCCTAGAGCATGTCCTACAATTCGGAGCCCAGAGGCCGAGTTGGATGCATGGCAACAGTGCGGATACGGAAGACTCCAGTGATAATAACGCAGGTGGCGGAACGGGCAGTGGGAGCGGAGGTGGAGGGGCTGGACGACGACGCCAAAATGGTCGCTGCAGTGTTCCCACAGTACTGGGAAGCAATGGGACAAGCAACAATGGAGCGCAGTATCTGCTGGACAAAAAGATGGAGTCGCTGTACTTGGGGAATGCCCTGAGAGCACTGCCATTGGGTGCGGAGGCGAGTCAGTACCAAAACGAGCGATATTATCTGGAGGATTACAGCAGCGGCAGTGGAAATGAGCGATTGCCAG AACGCTTGCACCACCCGCGCACTTCCAGTCCCAGCGAAACAAGCGGCTCCGATCGCTACCTGCTGAACCGCAGCACCAACTCCTCCGCCAATGCCTTCCAGCTGGACCATCATCACACCAAAGGTCAGAGCCTATCGGACGGCCTGTGCAATCTGGGACGCTTTTCGCCCAGTCTGGACCAGGGCTATGCCACTCTCGTTTCCCCCTCGCCCACGGGTCACCACTCGAGCGGAGCGGGCAATATCACCACCTCGACCACTGCCAGTGGAGGAGGAATTATGGCCAGCAGCACCCCAGCCACTACACCCCGCCGCGGAGTCTCTAGCAATGGAGTGGGGGTCACAGGAGCTGGGACTGCGATCGGACCGCCGCCCTGGAACCGCAAAGGTCCTTTCCGGTGTGGCCCGCTCTTTGACCGCCTGCCAGACGAGGCCGTCATACGGATCTTCTCCTGGCTGGATAGTTGTGAGCTGTGTAACGTGGCGAGAGTCTGCCGGAGATTCGAGAACTTGGCTTGGCGACCCGTCCTGTGGAAGGTGATCTCCCTGAAGGGCGAACACCTGAATGGTGACAAAACCCTGAAGATGATTTTCCGGCAATTGTGCGGCCAGAGCTGCAACGGCGCATGCCCAGAGGTGGAAAGAGTTATGCTGGCCGATGGGTGCCGAATCTCTGATAAAGGCCTGCAATTGCTGACCCGCCGATGCCCAGAACTTACTCATCTGCAACTCCAAACATGCGTAGGGGTGTCCAACCAAGCCCTGGTCGAGGCCCTCACCAAGTGCAGCAATCTCCAGCACCTGGATGTGACAG GTTGCAGCCAGGTTAGCAGTATCAGTCCAAATCCCCATGTGGAACCACCGCGTCGTCTGCTTCTCCAGTACCTGGACCTCACCGACTGCATGGCCATCGACGACATGGGCCTTAAGATTGTGGTCAAGAACTGCCCCCAGCtggtgtatctgtatctgagacGCTGCATACAAATTACAG ATGCGGGTCTGAAATTCGTGCCCAGTTTTTGCGTCTCATTGAAGGAGCTGAGCGTATCGGATTGCCTGAACATCACCGATTTCGGCCTTTATGAGTTAGCCAAGTTGGGAGCAGCATTGCGATACCTCTCCGTGGCCAAATGCGAGCGAGTTTCGGATGCTGGGCTCAAAGTCATAGCCAGGAGGTGCTACAAGCTGAGGTATCTGAATGCCCGCGGATGCGAAGCCGTCAGCGATGACTCCATAACTGTTCTGGCCCGGTCCTGCCCACGACTCCGAGCCTTGGACATTGGCAAGTGCGATGTGAGTGATGCCGGACTGCGTGCTCTAGCCGAGAGCTGCCCGAATCTGAAGAAACTGAGCCTGCGCAGCTGCGATATGATCACGGATCGGGGGGTGCAGTGCATCGCATACTATTGCCGAGGACTCCAGCAACTGAACATCCAGGACTGCCCGGTGTCGATCGAAGGGTACCGCGCCGTTAAGAAGTACTGCAAGCGTTGCATCATCGAACACACAAATCCGGGCTTCTGTTAA
- the LOC26515167 gene encoding E3 ubiquitin ligase TRIM40 — MAGNSDSCAVCLCRMRHRVSTPCNHFFCRRCLRKVYDTSPLNSCPLCRAPFEYYIRKRSSGVKIVFFS; from the exons ATGGCCGGGAATAGCGACTCCTGCGCCGTGTGCCTCTGCCGGATGCGGCACCGAGTGAGCACGCCGTGCAATCATTTTTTCTGTAGGCGGTGCCTGCGGAAGGTCTACGACACGAGTCCCTTAAACAGTTGTCCGCTCTGCCGTGCTCCATTCGAATATTACATT CGCAAAAGGAGCTCCGGTGTTAAAATAGTATTCTTTTCATAA